A genomic segment from Streptomyces sp. NBC_01233 encodes:
- a CDS encoding type 2 lanthipeptide synthetase LanM family protein — MSAWWVRGLHPAELPCRERPEWAEFAETALAGMSAQPSAPGGDLPGTSGFAAVLAPFAELAGTRLTSAVGCIPVELAAVVREFVGRLATTLGRLAARTLVLELHVARVVGRLSGDTGSERFRSFLGTVSTRAGMTGLFNEYPVLARILAQSCVNSAAALAELLDRFGADRAELVATLLHGADPGPLVAVDRTAGDGHRRGRSVAVLRFADGTRVVYKPRPIGAHRHFNELVSWFNARPGTPGLRTLALLDRSDYGWVEYVSPEPCTTGTQVERFYHRQGALLALVHLLDATDLHYENLIACADQPVLVDVETLFHPPGPAAPVAAGEESEEDPAALVLTGSVLRTGLLPHLLVGDETALDASGLGGDPGARSPVEVVDWAAAGTDEMRLVRRVGALGGAANRPRLDGVDADPEAYTEALLAGLRAGRRAILEGRDELLGEQGRLQRFADDVVRVVARGTQLYAMVLTESTHPDVLRDAAERDAILRLLGTDALGDLGWPLVLEDEIAELWEGDIPLFTTRPAAVDLWSGTGRRLPGALERPGLDRVADRLRAMDRGGADTDSPGSLGGQEWIVRAAMASRSTAPAHGTGTPIAESVAQLAAGPGARIVAPRDRLLAAARGIADQLLGRAHHGPARTNWLALELLGDRYWRVGPAGADLAGGYPGPALFLAELATLTGESRYAEAARQVLRPVPRLLDRLAARPEELGVVGSGGFAGLGGIVYALARVATELDDAEIRDWIAPATALTVAAAEAEDTQGVRDGTAGGLAALLAVHRITGAAEARRAAEVCAARLVGRPLPPTPGFAAGAAGVGWALLGFAAAGGGARYERAGTAALRSAVTGTAASAAARAEGVSGLSWCEGLPGVALALAESPAAMADPALAGAVGDAVRLVASAGPLPGHSLCHGELGILELLGAAPGPEVSRALARRTGALLEALDRHGPRCGTPAALPTPGLLTGLAGIGHGLLRLGFADLTASALLLRPPTSERPSVPTAQPSGKEDLLSS; from the coding sequence ATGTCCGCCTGGTGGGTGCGCGGCCTTCACCCCGCCGAACTGCCGTGCAGGGAGCGGCCGGAGTGGGCGGAGTTCGCCGAGACGGCCCTTGCCGGGATGTCGGCGCAGCCGTCCGCGCCGGGTGGTGACCTGCCGGGGACGAGTGGGTTCGCGGCCGTTCTCGCGCCGTTCGCCGAGCTGGCCGGAACGCGGCTGACTTCGGCGGTCGGCTGCATACCGGTGGAACTCGCAGCCGTCGTCCGCGAGTTCGTGGGCCGGCTCGCCACGACGTTGGGGCGGCTGGCGGCCCGGACGTTGGTCCTGGAACTCCATGTCGCCAGAGTGGTCGGGCGGCTCTCGGGCGACACAGGGTCAGAGCGCTTTCGTTCCTTCCTCGGCACGGTCTCGACTCGGGCGGGAATGACCGGGCTGTTCAACGAATACCCCGTACTCGCCAGGATATTGGCCCAGAGCTGTGTCAACTCCGCCGCCGCGCTGGCGGAGCTGCTCGACCGGTTCGGCGCCGACCGCGCGGAGCTGGTGGCGACCCTGCTGCACGGCGCCGACCCCGGGCCGCTCGTCGCGGTCGACCGGACGGCCGGCGACGGGCACCGTCGCGGGCGCAGCGTCGCGGTGCTGCGCTTCGCCGACGGCACGCGGGTGGTGTACAAGCCGCGGCCGATCGGCGCGCACCGGCACTTCAACGAGCTGGTCAGCTGGTTCAACGCCCGGCCCGGGACGCCCGGGCTGCGGACGTTGGCCCTGCTGGACCGGTCCGACTACGGCTGGGTGGAGTACGTCTCCCCCGAGCCTTGCACAACGGGCACGCAGGTGGAGCGCTTCTACCACCGCCAGGGCGCGCTGCTCGCCCTGGTCCACCTGCTGGACGCCACCGACCTGCACTATGAGAACCTGATCGCGTGCGCGGACCAGCCCGTCCTGGTCGACGTCGAGACCCTCTTCCACCCGCCCGGCCCGGCGGCGCCGGTGGCCGCGGGGGAGGAATCGGAGGAGGACCCGGCGGCGCTCGTACTGACCGGATCGGTGCTCCGGACCGGCCTGTTACCGCATCTGCTGGTCGGGGACGAGACGGCGCTGGACGCCTCCGGCCTGGGCGGAGACCCGGGCGCCCGGTCGCCGGTGGAGGTGGTGGACTGGGCGGCGGCGGGCACCGACGAGATGCGGCTCGTCCGGCGGGTCGGTGCGCTGGGCGGCGCCGCGAACCGCCCACGGCTGGACGGCGTGGACGCCGACCCCGAGGCGTACACTGAGGCGCTGCTCGCCGGGCTCCGCGCCGGGCGGCGCGCGATCCTGGAAGGCCGGGACGAACTGCTGGGGGAGCAGGGCCGGTTGCAACGGTTCGCCGACGACGTGGTGCGGGTGGTGGCGCGGGGCACCCAGCTGTACGCGATGGTGCTGACCGAGTCGACCCACCCCGATGTCCTGCGGGACGCGGCGGAACGGGACGCCATCCTGCGGCTGTTGGGGACGGACGCCCTCGGCGACCTGGGCTGGCCGCTGGTCCTGGAGGACGAGATCGCCGAGCTGTGGGAGGGCGACATCCCGCTGTTCACCACCAGGCCCGCAGCGGTGGACCTGTGGAGCGGCACGGGCCGACGGCTGCCCGGCGCCCTTGAACGCCCCGGTCTGGACCGGGTGGCCGACCGGCTCCGCGCGATGGACCGGGGCGGGGCCGACACCGACAGCCCTGGCAGCCTCGGCGGTCAGGAGTGGATCGTCCGGGCGGCGATGGCGAGCCGGTCCACTGCCCCCGCCCACGGGACCGGTACGCCGATCGCAGAGTCGGTTGCGCAGTTGGCCGCCGGACCAGGGGCGCGGATCGTTGCCCCCCGTGACCGGCTGCTCGCCGCCGCCCGGGGCATCGCGGACCAGCTGCTGGGCCGGGCCCACCACGGCCCGGCCCGGACGAACTGGCTCGCGCTCGAACTGCTCGGCGACCGGTACTGGCGGGTCGGCCCCGCAGGCGCCGACCTGGCGGGCGGCTACCCGGGGCCGGCTCTCTTCCTGGCCGAACTCGCCACGCTGACGGGGGAGTCCCGCTACGCGGAGGCGGCCCGCCAGGTGCTGCGGCCGGTGCCGCGCCTGCTGGACCGGCTCGCGGCGCGGCCCGAGGAGCTCGGCGTGGTCGGGTCGGGGGGTTTCGCGGGTCTGGGCGGCATCGTCTACGCGCTCGCCCGGGTGGCCACCGAGCTGGACGATGCCGAGATCCGTGACTGGATCGCCCCCGCGACGGCCCTCACGGTCGCCGCCGCCGAGGCGGAGGACACGCAGGGGGTCCGCGACGGCACCGCCGGCGGCCTGGCCGCGCTGCTCGCCGTGCACCGGATCACGGGCGCGGCCGAGGCCCGGCGGGCTGCCGAGGTGTGCGCGGCCCGGCTGGTCGGGCGGCCGTTGCCCCCGACGCCCGGCTTCGCGGCGGGCGCGGCCGGGGTGGGCTGGGCGCTGCTCGGCTTCGCGGCGGCCGGGGGCGGAGCCCGGTACGAGCGGGCCGGCACGGCTGCACTGCGGTCGGCGGTGACGGGGACGGCGGCGTCGGCGGCGGCGCGGGCCGAGGGGGTGTCCGGGCTGTCGTGGTGCGAGGGCCTGCCGGGTGTCGCGCTGGCGCTGGCCGAAAGCCCGGCCGCGATGGCGGACCCCGCGTTGGCCGGGGCCGTCGGGGACGCCGTCCGGCTGGTCGCCTCGGCGGGCCCGCTGCCCGGTCACAGCCTCTGCCACGGTGAACTCGGCATCCTCGAACTGCTCGGCGCCGCGCCCGGCCCCGAGGTCAGCCGGGCGCTGGCCCGCCGGACCGGTGCTCTGCTGGAGGCTCTCGACCGGCACGGTCCCCGCTGCGGCACGCCTGCCGCCCTGCCCACCCCGGGCCTGTTGACCGGCCTCGCCGGGATCGGCCACGGCCTGCTGCGGCTCGGCTTCGCAGACCTCACAGCTTCGGCGCTGCTCCTGCGGCCGCCGACCTCTGAACGTCCGTCGGTTCCGACGGCGCAACCCTCCGGAAAGGAAGACCTCCTGTCATCATGA
- a CDS encoding cytochrome P450 → MAPHARPGPLSSPSSAGRRVPELDPGAVGQWRDGGGELVELFAQAHQRLGGVAAFRLGPRPTVLVTGAQAVQHVLALHPDRYVKRSHRARLLIGDGLLSATGEAWQRQRRLLQPQFTGPGMRRYEQRITEAARTTAARWAAYARSGQVLDVGEEMRRFALDTIWRSLTGHPLDTATERELAAVPAVVAALPQLPVEGAAAREAVSAELAQIDAVASRAIAAAREGEAGPDGPGLLHVLLDAAGTRPEYTDRLIRDELVTLLVAGHETTATTLTWLYLLLDRNPQAREQALAAGAQGSPERRQALQALVNETLRFYPSAWILPRCAAQDDVLAGYEVEAGTDVIVCPYLTHRDPGLWGDPARFDPGRFTTPGRRPAHPGSYLPFGIGPRACLGLQFALRESTVLLEHLLPAHVPRFRSLPAKAAYSITVRPDGPTPAVLAGGQAKNTWTARVPSRETANPVL, encoded by the coding sequence GTGGCCCCCCACGCCCGCCCCGGCCCCCTTTCGAGTCCGTCCTCCGCCGGCCGCCGGGTCCCCGAGCTGGATCCCGGCGCCGTCGGGCAGTGGCGCGACGGGGGAGGGGAACTCGTCGAGCTCTTCGCCCAGGCGCACCAGCGGCTCGGCGGTGTCGCCGCGTTCCGTCTCGGGCCGCGCCCGACCGTGCTGGTCACCGGCGCCCAGGCCGTCCAGCACGTGCTCGCGCTCCATCCGGACCGGTACGTCAAACGCTCGCACCGCGCCCGGCTGCTGATCGGCGACGGCCTCCTGTCCGCGACCGGCGAGGCGTGGCAGCGGCAACGGCGGCTGTTGCAACCGCAGTTCACCGGTCCGGGAATGCGCCGCTACGAGCAGCGGATCACCGAGGCCGCCCGGACCACCGCGGCGCGCTGGGCCGCGTACGCCCGCAGCGGGCAGGTCCTCGACGTCGGCGAGGAGATGCGCCGCTTCGCCCTGGACACCATCTGGCGCTCCCTGACCGGACACCCCCTCGACACCGCCACGGAACGTGAACTCGCCGCCGTGCCCGCCGTGGTGGCCGCACTGCCCCAGCTGCCCGTCGAGGGAGCCGCCGCCCGGGAGGCCGTCTCCGCCGAGCTGGCGCAGATCGACGCGGTGGCGAGCCGCGCCATCGCAGCCGCCCGCGAGGGCGAGGCCGGACCCGACGGCCCGGGGCTGCTGCACGTCCTGCTGGACGCGGCCGGGACGCGCCCCGAATACACCGACCGGCTGATCCGCGACGAGCTGGTCACCCTGCTGGTCGCCGGTCACGAGACCACGGCCACCACCCTGACCTGGCTCTACCTCCTGCTGGACCGCAACCCGCAGGCGCGGGAGCAGGCTCTCGCCGCCGGCGCCCAGGGGTCCCCCGAGCGGCGCCAGGCCCTCCAGGCCCTCGTCAACGAAACGCTGCGCTTCTACCCCTCCGCGTGGATACTTCCGCGCTGCGCCGCACAGGACGACGTCCTCGCCGGATACGAGGTCGAGGCCGGCACCGACGTCATCGTCTGCCCCTACCTCACGCACCGGGACCCCGGACTGTGGGGAGATCCCGCCCGGTTCGACCCGGGGCGCTTCACCACCCCCGGCCGGCGCCCCGCCCACCCGGGGAGCTACCTCCCCTTCGGCATCGGGCCCCGGGCCTGCCTGGGCCTGCAGTTCGCCCTCCGCGAGTCGACCGTCCTCCTGGAGCACCTGCTGCCCGCGCACGTCCCGCGCTTCCGGTCCCTCCCCGCCAAGGCCGCGTACAGCATCACCGTCCGCCCCGACGGCCCGACCCCGGCGGTGCTGGCGGGCGGTCAGGCGAAAAACACTTGGACTGCGCGGGTGCCGTCGCGGGAGACTGCCAATCCTGTCCTGTAG
- a CDS encoding phosphocholine-specific phospholipase C, translating into MAELNRRRFLQLAGGATALTMLNESIARAAAIPAQGTTGTIADVEHIVVLMQENRSFDHYFGALRGIRGFGDPRPVTLPSGKSVFHQSDGTKVTLPFRPPSDDLGMEFLQGLNHDWAGGQSAFNQGRYDNWVPAKTATTMAHLTREDIPFHYALADAFTICDAYHCSFIGSTDPNRYYLWSGHTGNDGKGGGPVLNNAEAGYDWTTYPERLETAGISWKVYQDIGDGLNAAGSWGWIDDAYRGNYGDNSLLYFNAYRGAQPGSPLFEKARTGTNAKAGEGYFDRLRADVAAAALPQISWIAAPEAFSEHSNWPSNYGAWYISQVLDALTSNPDVWARTALFITYDENDGFFDHVVPPYAPASAAQGLSTTPTALDVFPGKPGYVAGPYGLGPRVPMLVVSPWSTGGYSCSETFDHTSVIRFMEQRFGVTEPNISPWRRAVCGDLTSAFDFARKDTGTAPLPDTGAWFPQDRERHPDFRATPPAEGVMPRQEKGLRQTRPLKYAPYVDGAALVAEGKFRLTFSGGPDLGAQFYVTSGNRTDAPWTYTTEAGKSIADTWNTRYSAGVTDLTVHGPNGFLRGFRNPGTTPGPEVTARHNAATGNLDLTVTNAGASTATLTVTNAYAGGPKRLTVAKGATVTYTVSLKNTRRWYDVTVTASETPDFGRRFAGKVETGAAGLSDPGILTNQSS; encoded by the coding sequence ATGGCAGAACTCAACCGCCGCCGCTTCCTGCAGCTCGCCGGCGGCGCCACCGCGCTGACGATGCTGAACGAAAGCATCGCCCGCGCCGCCGCCATCCCCGCGCAGGGGACCACCGGCACCATCGCCGACGTCGAGCACATCGTGGTGCTCATGCAGGAGAACCGTTCCTTCGACCACTACTTCGGCGCACTGCGCGGCATCCGCGGCTTCGGCGACCCGCGCCCGGTGACCCTGCCCAGCGGCAAGTCCGTCTTCCACCAGTCCGACGGCACGAAGGTGACGCTGCCCTTCCGCCCGCCGTCCGACGACCTCGGCATGGAGTTCCTCCAGGGCCTCAATCACGACTGGGCGGGCGGCCAGAGCGCCTTCAACCAGGGCAGGTACGACAACTGGGTGCCCGCCAAGACGGCCACGACCATGGCCCACCTGACGCGCGAGGACATCCCCTTCCACTACGCCCTGGCGGACGCCTTCACCATCTGCGACGCGTACCACTGCTCGTTCATCGGCTCCACGGACCCCAACCGCTACTACCTCTGGTCCGGCCACACCGGCAACGACGGCAAGGGCGGCGGCCCGGTCCTCAACAACGCCGAGGCGGGCTACGACTGGACCACCTACCCGGAGCGGCTGGAGACGGCCGGTATCTCCTGGAAGGTCTACCAGGACATCGGCGACGGCCTGAACGCGGCCGGCTCCTGGGGCTGGATCGACGACGCCTACCGCGGCAACTACGGCGACAACTCCCTCCTCTACTTCAACGCCTACCGGGGCGCCCAGCCCGGCAGCCCCCTGTTCGAGAAGGCCCGGACGGGCACGAACGCCAAGGCCGGGGAGGGCTACTTCGACCGGCTCCGCGCCGACGTCGCCGCCGCCGCCCTGCCCCAGATCTCCTGGATCGCCGCCCCCGAGGCCTTCAGCGAGCACTCCAACTGGCCCTCCAACTACGGCGCCTGGTACATCTCGCAGGTGCTGGACGCCCTCACCTCCAACCCCGACGTGTGGGCCCGTACCGCGCTGTTCATCACCTACGACGAGAACGACGGCTTCTTCGACCACGTCGTCCCCCCGTACGCCCCCGCCAGTGCCGCGCAGGGCCTGTCGACCACCCCCACCGCCCTGGACGTCTTCCCCGGCAAGCCCGGCTACGTCGCCGGACCGTACGGCCTGGGCCCGCGCGTGCCGATGCTCGTGGTCTCCCCGTGGAGCACCGGCGGTTACTCCTGCTCCGAGACCTTCGACCACACCTCCGTCATCCGCTTCATGGAGCAGCGGTTCGGGGTGACCGAGCCCAACATCTCGCCCTGGCGCCGCGCCGTCTGCGGCGACCTCACGTCCGCCTTCGACTTCGCCCGCAAGGACACCGGCACGGCCCCGCTGCCCGACACCGGCGCCTGGTTCCCGCAGGACCGCGAGCGCCACCCCGACTTCCGGGCCACCCCGCCGGCCGAGGGCGTCATGCCGCGCCAGGAGAAGGGCCTGCGTCAGACCCGTCCGCTGAAGTACGCGCCGTACGTGGACGGCGCGGCGCTCGTGGCGGAGGGCAAGTTCCGGCTGACGTTCAGCGGCGGCCCGGACCTGGGCGCGCAGTTCTACGTCACCTCCGGCAACCGCACCGACGCCCCCTGGACCTACACCACCGAGGCCGGCAAGTCGATCGCGGACACCTGGAACACCCGCTACTCGGCCGGGGTCACCGACCTGACCGTGCACGGCCCCAACGGCTTCCTGCGCGGCTTCCGCAACCCCGGCACCACCCCCGGCCCCGAGGTCACCGCCCGCCACAACGCCGCCACCGGGAACCTGGACCTCACCGTCACCAATGCCGGGGCGTCGACCGCCACCCTGACGGTCACCAACGCCTACGCCGGCGGGCCCAAGCGCCTCACCGTCGCCAAGGGCGCCACCGTCACTTACACCGTCTCGCTGAAGAACACGCGGCGCTGGTACGACGTGACGGTCACCGCCTCCGAGACCCCGGACTTCGGGCGCCGCTTCGCGGGCAAGGTCGAGACGGGCGCGGCCGGCCTGTCGGACCCGGGGATCCTCACGAACCAGTCCTCCTGA
- a CDS encoding NAD(P)/FAD-dependent oxidoreductase — MNRADVPVDVLIVGAGPAGLALAARLAAAGAGRVEVLEREEEAGGMPRHLHHGGFGRPPRPWLHGPESARRSARAALAAGAAVRTGVTATGWAGPLTLETTGPAGLERITARAVVLATGARERPRSARLVPGSRPQGVLTTGELFQSVHRYGLPVGRRAVVVGDEAVARHAVGTLRRAGAEVVAMVTERPRAAAVPGVPLLTATTVGELIGRGRLTGVAVRHRDGRSGVLACDTVVFTGDWIPDHELARRGGVPLDPGTRGPGVDASFRTPTPGVFAVGNALHGIERAATAAGEGAAAAAPVLAHLAGATWPEAGPRLEVRAPLLWVTPNRVTGTAGRPLLLRSGERLTGPVVTVHQDGRPLWRRRFAGPVSPSRSLRLPPGWTARVDRTGGPVVVAVG, encoded by the coding sequence GTGAACCGTGCGGACGTGCCGGTCGACGTCCTGATCGTCGGCGCCGGCCCTGCCGGACTGGCCCTCGCCGCCCGGCTGGCGGCCGCCGGCGCCGGGCGGGTCGAGGTACTGGAACGAGAGGAGGAGGCGGGTGGAATGCCGCGTCACCTCCACCACGGCGGCTTCGGCCGGCCGCCGCGCCCCTGGCTCCACGGTCCCGAGTCCGCACGGCGATCGGCGCGGGCGGCGCTCGCCGCCGGGGCCGCGGTCCGCACCGGGGTCACCGCCACCGGCTGGGCCGGCCCGCTGACCCTGGAGACCACCGGCCCGGCGGGCCTCGAGCGGATCACGGCCCGGGCCGTGGTCCTCGCCACGGGCGCCCGGGAGCGCCCCCGCAGCGCCCGGCTGGTGCCGGGCTCCCGCCCGCAGGGCGTGCTGACCACCGGCGAGCTGTTCCAGTCGGTCCACCGGTACGGCCTGCCCGTCGGGCGGCGGGCCGTGGTCGTGGGCGACGAGGCGGTGGCCCGGCACGCGGTGGGCACGCTGCGGCGGGCGGGTGCGGAGGTGGTGGCGATGGTCACCGAGCGCCCGCGGGCCGCCGCCGTGCCGGGGGTCCCGCTCCTCACGGCTACCACGGTGGGCGAACTGATCGGCCGTGGCCGGCTGACCGGCGTGGCCGTCCGCCACCGGGACGGCCGGTCGGGGGTACTGGCCTGCGACACGGTGGTCTTCACCGGCGACTGGATCCCCGATCACGAACTGGCCCGCCGCGGTGGCGTCCCGCTGGACCCCGGCACCCGGGGCCCCGGCGTGGACGCGTCGTTCCGTACCCCGACGCCGGGCGTCTTCGCGGTCGGCAACGCCCTCCACGGCATCGAACGCGCGGCCACCGCGGCCGGGGAGGGCGCCGCCGCGGCGGCCCCGGTCCTGGCCCACCTGGCCGGCGCCACCTGGCCGGAGGCCGGCCCGCGGCTGGAGGTCCGGGCCCCGCTCCTGTGGGTGACGCCGAACCGGGTCACGGGCACCGCCGGGCGGCCGCTGCTCCTGCGGTCCGGGGAGCGGTTGACCGGCCCGGTGGTGACGGTCCACCAGGACGGCCGGCCGCTGTGGCGGCGGCGGTTCGCGGGCCCGGTCTCCCCGTCCCGGTCGCTGCGGCTGCCCCCGGGGTGGACGGCCCGCGTCGACCGGACCGGCGGCCCGGTCGTGGTGGCCGTCGGCTGA
- a CDS encoding NAD(P)/FAD-dependent oxidoreductase: MTVTTSGPLPGADAYDEHGERDAYDVTVVGAGVVGSAIARELARLPLRIALLDASDDVGNGTSKANTAILHTGFDAVPGSLESRLVREGQRLLASYAADTGIPVEPLGALLVAWNEEQLAALPGLAEKAVRNGYRAARILPAEEVRAREPELGPGALGALHVPDESIICPWTTTLAYATQAVRAGVDLHLNCPVRSLTPGEPHTLATGRGPLRTRYLVNAAGLYADEIDRLLGHADFTVTPRRGQLIVFDELARGLVRHILLPVPDTRGKGVLVTPTVYGNVMLGPTAEDLDDKTATGSTAEGLALLREKGRRILPALLEEEVTAVYAGLRAATGQEDYAIRAHPAQRYVSVGGIRSTGLTASLAIAAHVVELLADGGLPVSGARELEPVRMPNLGEAFPRPYRDAAMIAADPEYGRIVCHCERVTRGEIRDALAGTVPPGSPDGLRRRTRARGGRC, translated from the coding sequence ATGACGGTCACCACCAGCGGCCCGCTGCCCGGCGCAGACGCGTACGACGAGCACGGCGAGCGAGACGCGTACGACGTGACGGTCGTCGGCGCCGGCGTCGTCGGCTCGGCCATCGCCCGCGAACTGGCCCGGCTCCCCCTGCGGATCGCCCTCCTCGACGCGTCCGACGACGTCGGCAACGGCACTTCCAAGGCCAACACCGCCATCCTGCACACCGGTTTCGACGCCGTGCCCGGCTCCCTGGAGTCCCGGCTCGTCCGGGAGGGGCAGCGGCTGCTCGCCTCCTACGCCGCCGACACCGGCATCCCGGTGGAACCGCTCGGGGCGCTCCTCGTTGCCTGGAACGAGGAGCAGCTCGCGGCGCTGCCGGGGCTCGCCGAGAAGGCCGTACGCAACGGCTACCGCGCGGCCAGGATCCTCCCCGCCGAGGAGGTGCGGGCCCGCGAGCCGGAGCTCGGGCCCGGCGCCCTGGGGGCGCTCCACGTGCCGGACGAGTCGATCATCTGCCCGTGGACGACCACCCTCGCCTACGCGACGCAGGCGGTCCGCGCCGGCGTCGACCTGCACCTCAACTGCCCGGTGCGCTCGCTCACTCCGGGCGAACCGCACACACTGGCCACCGGCCGGGGCCCGCTGCGCACCCGGTACCTGGTCAACGCGGCGGGCCTGTACGCCGACGAGATCGACCGGCTGCTCGGCCACGCGGACTTCACCGTGACGCCCCGGCGCGGCCAGCTGATCGTCTTCGACGAACTCGCCCGCGGCCTCGTACGCCACATCCTCCTGCCGGTGCCGGACACGCGCGGCAAGGGGGTGCTGGTGACGCCGACCGTGTACGGGAACGTGATGCTCGGGCCGACCGCGGAGGACCTGGACGACAAGACGGCCACCGGGTCCACCGCCGAAGGGCTCGCGCTGCTGCGGGAGAAGGGCCGGCGGATCCTGCCGGCGCTCCTGGAGGAGGAGGTCACCGCCGTGTACGCCGGGCTGCGGGCGGCCACCGGGCAGGAGGACTACGCGATCCGGGCGCATCCCGCACAGCGGTACGTGAGCGTGGGCGGGATCCGCTCCACGGGGCTGACCGCCTCCCTGGCGATCGCCGCACATGTGGTGGAGCTGCTCGCGGACGGCGGTCTGCCGGTGTCCGGCGCACGGGAGTTGGAACCGGTGCGGATGCCGAACCTCGGCGAGGCGTTCCCCCGGCCGTACCGGGACGCGGCCATGATCGCGGCGGACCCGGAGTACGGCCGGATCGTCTGCCACTGCGAGCGCGTGACCCGCGGTGAGATACGCGACGCGCTCGCCGGGACCGTCCCGCCCGGTTCGCCCGACGGCCTGCGGCGGCGTACGCGCGCCCGGGGCGGCCGCTGCTAG
- a CDS encoding FGGY family carbohydrate kinase: MTGPVLAVDQGTSGTKALVVCPVRGVIGSASAPVRPRYLPGGRVEVDPRDLLDSVVDAGRAALAAAGEPVVAVGLANQGETVLAWDPASGEPLTDAIVWQDRRAEQLCTELAPHAASLQELTGLPLDPYFAAPKMAWIRRSLTRQGVVTTSDVWLVHRLTGAFVTDAATAGRTQLLDLDTVDWSPAALDAFGLTGERLPEVVDADTRVGTTTAFGPPLPLTGLLVDQQAALFAQRVTEPGTAKCTYGTGAFLLAQTGPRPRRSTSGLVGCVAWRLGGATSYCLDGQVYTAASAVRWLTDVGVISGAEDIDTVGGSAPDAGGVTFVPALAGLAAPWWRGDLRGSVTGLGLDTTAGHLVHALCDGIAAQVAELADAVAADLGAPLATLRVDGGLTRSALLMQAQADLLQIPVEVSALPDATALGVGAVARLGLDPSLTAHEAVPEWKPSAVYEPRAGSAHAAERRARFRTAVSALLDGPA, encoded by the coding sequence ATGACGGGCCCGGTGCTCGCTGTGGACCAGGGCACGTCGGGAACCAAGGCCCTCGTCGTCTGTCCCGTACGCGGGGTCATCGGCTCCGCCTCCGCCCCCGTGCGGCCCCGGTACCTGCCGGGCGGCCGCGTGGAGGTCGACCCCCGTGACCTGCTGGACTCGGTCGTCGACGCGGGGCGCGCCGCACTGGCGGCGGCCGGCGAGCCGGTGGTGGCGGTGGGCCTGGCCAACCAGGGCGAGACCGTGCTCGCCTGGGACCCGGCGAGCGGTGAGCCGCTGACCGACGCGATCGTCTGGCAGGACCGCCGCGCAGAGCAGCTCTGTACGGAACTGGCCCCGCACGCCGCGTCGTTACAGGAGCTGACGGGCCTGCCGCTCGACCCGTACTTCGCCGCGCCCAAGATGGCCTGGATACGCCGTAGCCTGACCCGGCAGGGAGTCGTGACGACCAGCGACGTGTGGCTGGTGCACCGGCTCACCGGCGCCTTCGTCACCGATGCGGCGACCGCGGGCCGCACCCAGCTCCTCGACCTCGACACCGTCGACTGGTCCCCGGCGGCACTCGACGCCTTCGGCCTCACCGGCGAACGGCTGCCGGAAGTCGTCGACGCGGACACCCGCGTGGGCACCACCACCGCCTTCGGGCCCCCGCTGCCGCTGACGGGCCTGCTCGTCGACCAGCAGGCCGCACTGTTCGCACAGCGCGTCACCGAGCCGGGCACCGCCAAGTGCACCTACGGCACGGGGGCGTTCCTCCTCGCACAGACCGGCCCGCGCCCCCGCCGCAGCACCTCCGGACTGGTCGGCTGTGTCGCCTGGCGGCTCGGCGGGGCGACCAGCTACTGCCTGGACGGGCAGGTCTACACGGCCGCCTCCGCCGTGCGGTGGCTCACCGACGTCGGCGTGATCTCCGGCGCCGAGGACATCGACACCGTGGGCGGCAGCGCCCCGGACGCCGGCGGCGTCACGTTCGTCCCCGCGCTCGCCGGGCTCGCCGCCCCGTGGTGGCGGGGCGACCTGCGGGGTTCGGTCACCGGCCTCGGCCTCGACACCACCGCCGGGCACCTCGTGCACGCGCTGTGCGACGGCATAGCCGCGCAGGTGGCGGAGCTCGCGGACGCGGTCGCCGCCGACCTGGGCGCGCCGCTGGCCACCCTGCGCGTGGACGGCGGACTCACCCGGTCCGCGCTGCTCATGCAGGCACAGGCCGATCTGCTCCAGATCCCCGTCGAGGTCTCGGCACTGCCGGACGCCACCGCACTCGGCGTCGGCGCGGTCGCCCGGCTCGGGCTCGACCCCTCGCTCACCGCCCACGAGGCCGTCCCGGAGTGGAAGCCGTCCGCCGTGTACGAGCCGAGGGCCGGCTCCGCGCACGCGGCGGAGCGCCGCGCACGGTTCCGGACGGCGGTCTCGGCCCTGCTCGACGGCCCGGCATGA